The following proteins are co-located in the Paludibaculum fermentans genome:
- a CDS encoding sialidase family protein yields the protein MYRTLSCIASSVLCCAALLADPPAAPRTAEGFPDLALVPPPLNTRPGPEYGNDMRKFQGIPTIERASNGRLWAAWYGGGSGEDPFNYLVLVTSGDDGATWSKPVLVVDPPGFVHTWEPSLWHDPSGRLWFFWSQSFGRWDGRGGVWAITADDSRSATTGWSQPRRIADGDMLNKPTALSTGEWLLPVAFWPMPADHATVNAKYNLGWTPTLMRYMTHDFGADRGASVVIVSRDKGRSFERLGHAVVPDVGHNEPMIVERNDKSLWMLIRTTYGIGESISTDRGRTWSEGRASGIPHVVARFHIRRLASGALLLVRHNPQEFGKVIGKGRSHLSAFLSQDDGKTWSGGLLLDERENVSYPDSTEGPGGRLYIIYDRERTGAREILMAQVTEKEVAAGKLAEGSGSRLTVLINKAVD from the coding sequence ATGTACAGAACACTGAGCTGTATTGCGAGCAGTGTGCTTTGTTGCGCGGCCCTGCTGGCGGATCCGCCGGCGGCGCCGCGCACAGCGGAAGGCTTCCCTGACCTGGCTTTGGTCCCTCCGCCGCTGAATACGCGGCCCGGCCCGGAGTATGGCAATGACATGCGCAAGTTCCAGGGCATCCCGACCATCGAACGGGCGTCGAACGGGCGGCTGTGGGCGGCGTGGTACGGCGGGGGCTCCGGGGAAGATCCCTTCAACTACCTGGTGCTGGTGACCAGCGGCGACGATGGGGCTACGTGGTCGAAGCCGGTGTTGGTGGTGGATCCGCCCGGGTTCGTTCACACCTGGGAGCCCAGCTTGTGGCACGATCCTTCGGGCCGGTTGTGGTTCTTCTGGTCGCAGAGTTTCGGCCGCTGGGATGGCCGCGGCGGAGTGTGGGCGATCACCGCGGACGATTCACGCTCGGCCACGACGGGTTGGTCGCAGCCGCGCCGGATCGCCGACGGCGACATGCTGAACAAACCCACCGCGTTGTCGACGGGCGAATGGCTGCTGCCGGTGGCGTTCTGGCCCATGCCCGCGGATCACGCCACGGTCAACGCGAAATACAACCTGGGCTGGACGCCCACGTTGATGAGGTACATGACGCACGACTTCGGCGCGGATCGCGGAGCCTCGGTCGTCATCGTTTCGCGAGACAAGGGCAGGAGTTTTGAACGCCTGGGGCACGCAGTGGTGCCCGACGTCGGCCATAACGAACCGATGATCGTGGAGCGCAATGACAAGTCCCTGTGGATGCTGATCCGGACGACCTACGGCATCGGCGAGAGCATTTCGACGGACCGGGGGCGAACCTGGTCAGAGGGCAGGGCATCGGGGATTCCGCATGTGGTGGCCCGTTTCCACATCCGGCGGCTGGCTTCCGGAGCGTTGCTGCTGGTGAGGCACAATCCGCAGGAGTTTGGGAAGGTGATCGGCAAAGGCCGGTCGCATTTGTCAGCGTTCTTGTCCCAGGATGACGGCAAGACCTGGAGCGGAGGGCTGCTGCTGGATGAGCGGGAGAATGTGTCGTATCCGGATTCGACGGAAGGGCCCGGAGGGCGGCTGTATATCATCTACGATCGCGAACGGACCGGCGCTCGGGAGATTCTGATGGCCCAGGTGACGGAGAAGGAAGTTGCGGCCGGCAAACTGGCGGAAGGTTCCGGAAGCCGGTTGACGGTGTTGATCAACAAGGCTGTGGATTGA
- a CDS encoding mandelate racemase/muconate lactonizing enzyme family protein has translation MARTRSALSRRQLLAAAALPGLFRMTEDSASSQTLNKNSAPSQLKITDMRSVLVASNYDYPIIRIDTNQGVYGLGEVRDAGREGTALVLKPHLVGRNPLQIEPILDSIRNFASQQRMGGGYSAIDMALHDIAGKVYRVPAWRLIGSKYRDSIRIYCDTDQSKDPKIFAERLRKRKQQGFTFFKMDLGTSLVADRSGAVTSYNTATTKGLQYLCEYVQAIRDQIGWEAPLATDHFGPLSLNDSIRYARAFEPYNLAWAEDMIQVGHLGPGGDAPKNWRAYRELSEATTTPIATGESLFGLEEGFKALIDNRAVDIIHPDPLTSGAIRETKRICDYASMNGVQTAIHFAGSPVGCLASVHMAATLKDMLAMENHAVDIPWWGDLVTGPAKPIVDRGYIQVPDAPGLGVELNEAVVKQHIRKGGYLDPTPQYDDYILDRFRLGGPYPHLDENGNPVVKQ, from the coding sequence ATGGCCCGCACTCGTTCCGCCCTCTCCCGCAGACAATTGCTTGCCGCGGCCGCCCTGCCTGGACTCTTCCGCATGACCGAGGACTCCGCGTCGTCGCAGACTTTGAACAAAAACTCCGCGCCCAGCCAGTTGAAGATCACGGATATGCGCTCCGTGCTGGTGGCCTCGAATTACGACTACCCCATCATCCGCATCGACACGAACCAGGGCGTCTACGGCCTGGGCGAGGTGCGCGACGCGGGTAGGGAAGGCACGGCCCTGGTGCTCAAGCCGCATCTGGTGGGACGCAACCCGCTCCAGATCGAGCCGATCCTCGACAGCATCCGCAACTTCGCCAGCCAGCAGCGCATGGGCGGCGGGTACAGCGCCATCGACATGGCCCTGCACGACATTGCCGGCAAAGTCTATCGCGTGCCTGCCTGGCGGCTGATCGGATCGAAATACCGCGACTCCATTCGCATCTACTGCGATACGGACCAGAGCAAGGATCCGAAGATCTTCGCCGAGCGGCTGCGCAAACGGAAGCAGCAGGGGTTCACGTTCTTCAAGATGGATCTCGGCACCAGCCTGGTAGCCGACCGGTCTGGCGCCGTCACCAGCTACAACACGGCCACCACCAAGGGGCTCCAGTATCTCTGCGAATATGTGCAGGCGATCCGCGACCAGATCGGTTGGGAAGCTCCGCTGGCGACTGACCACTTCGGCCCGCTCAGCCTGAACGACAGCATCCGCTACGCGCGTGCCTTCGAGCCCTACAATCTCGCCTGGGCCGAGGACATGATCCAGGTGGGCCATCTCGGACCCGGCGGCGACGCGCCGAAGAATTGGCGCGCCTATCGGGAACTCTCTGAAGCCACCACCACGCCCATCGCCACGGGCGAGAGCCTCTTCGGGCTGGAGGAAGGCTTCAAGGCGCTGATCGACAACCGTGCGGTGGACATCATTCATCCGGATCCGCTCACCTCCGGCGCCATCCGCGAGACCAAGCGCATCTGCGACTACGCTTCCATGAATGGCGTGCAGACGGCCATCCATTTTGCGGGATCCCCGGTGGGCTGCCTGGCGTCCGTCCACATGGCGGCCACGCTGAAAGACATGCTGGCCATGGAGAATCACGCCGTCGATATCCCGTGGTGGGGCGACCTGGTCACGGGTCCTGCCAAGCCCATTGTGGATCGCGGCTACATCCAGGTGCCCGATGCGCCGGGCCTTGGCGTCGAACTGAACGAAGCGGTAGTGAAACAGCACATCCGCAAGGGAGGCTACCTGGATCCCACTCCTCAATATGACGACTACATTCTCGACCGCTTCCGTCTGGGTGGACCCTACCCGCATCTCGACGAGAACGGCAATCCGGTGGTGAAGCAGTAG
- the mgtA gene encoding magnesium-translocating P-type ATPase — protein sequence MLKPLVELELKKINGLKVKPAGRALKNDKRVLEHASQTDALTLMNEFGAGLQGLSLETAEQRLGEYGPNTVVREESNGWWRHLLHAFNNAFILLLLALAGIAAISGDSEAATIISTMVLVSAILRFAQEFRSSKAAEKLNEMVQTTATVTRDGGKAEIAVDELVPGDIVHLSAGDMIPADLRLLAAKDLFVSQAALTGESMPVEKSAQEDSADTLELTERPMLCFMGTNVISGTGTGLVLQTGAATHLGELAREVTGRRVETEFDRGVSRVSRLLIRFTLVMVPLVFVLNGWTKGDWGQAFFFALSVAVGLTPEMLPMVVTANLARGAVNMSRKKVIVKRLHSIQNFGAMDVLCSDKTGTLTQDRVVLERHLDVLGRASEKVLQLAYLNSYYQTGLKNLLDVAVLQHAELEQGLHVATDYRLVDEIPFDFGRRRMSVAVETEKAEELLITKGAVEEMLRITTLVDVDRQLVPLKDELRAGALRMARELNEEGFRVIAVGYRKFPLGKAVYSVADETELILAGFVAFLDPPKESAAPAIQALKAHGVSVKILTGDNDTVTRRICTEVGIEAGRILLGREIARMSTEELQQAVDTTAVFAKVSPMEKARVIAALKARGHVVGFLGDGINDAAALREADIGISVNTAVDIAKESADIILLEKSLMVLEEGVLEGRRTFGNIVKYIRMGTSSNFGNMLSVLGASAWLPFLPMLPVQLLVQNLLYDFSQIGIPFDNVDEEYLKEPRKWNVPAIARFMLFLGPVSSLFDYATFALMWFVFGANTHAGQSLFQTGWFVEGLISQTLIVHIIRTRKIPFLESRAALPLSLLTGVVICAGLAIPFSPFGKTIGLTPLPGVYFVWLVAALTAYGVMAQLMKNWFARRFGYY from the coding sequence ATGCTCAAACCACTCGTGGAGCTCGAGCTCAAGAAGATCAACGGCCTCAAGGTGAAACCCGCGGGCCGCGCCCTGAAGAATGACAAGAGGGTGCTGGAACACGCGTCCCAAACCGACGCCCTGACGCTCATGAATGAATTCGGAGCCGGCCTCCAGGGGCTGTCTCTCGAAACCGCTGAACAGCGCCTGGGCGAGTACGGTCCGAATACGGTTGTGCGGGAAGAGTCGAACGGGTGGTGGCGCCATCTGTTGCATGCGTTCAACAACGCCTTCATCCTGCTGCTGCTGGCGCTGGCCGGCATAGCCGCCATCAGCGGAGACTCCGAGGCCGCCACAATCATCTCGACGATGGTGCTGGTGAGCGCCATTCTACGCTTTGCCCAGGAGTTCCGGTCGAGCAAAGCGGCGGAGAAGTTGAACGAGATGGTCCAGACCACCGCCACGGTGACGCGTGACGGAGGGAAAGCCGAAATCGCGGTGGATGAACTGGTGCCGGGCGACATTGTGCATCTCTCGGCCGGCGACATGATTCCCGCCGACCTGCGTCTGCTGGCGGCCAAGGATCTCTTCGTCAGCCAGGCGGCGTTGACGGGCGAATCCATGCCGGTGGAAAAGTCGGCCCAGGAGGATTCGGCGGACACCCTGGAACTGACTGAGCGGCCCATGCTCTGCTTCATGGGCACGAACGTCATTAGCGGCACGGGAACGGGGCTCGTCCTCCAGACAGGCGCTGCCACGCATCTGGGCGAACTGGCCCGCGAAGTCACCGGACGCCGGGTGGAGACGGAGTTCGACCGGGGCGTGAGCCGCGTCAGCCGCCTGCTCATCCGGTTCACGCTCGTCATGGTCCCCCTGGTGTTCGTCCTCAATGGCTGGACCAAGGGCGACTGGGGGCAGGCGTTCTTCTTTGCGCTCTCGGTAGCCGTGGGCCTGACTCCGGAGATGCTGCCGATGGTGGTGACCGCAAACCTCGCGCGCGGCGCGGTGAACATGTCGCGCAAGAAGGTGATCGTGAAGCGGCTGCACTCCATCCAGAACTTCGGCGCGATGGACGTCCTCTGCTCCGACAAGACCGGCACGCTCACGCAGGACCGCGTCGTGCTGGAACGGCATCTCGACGTGCTGGGCCGGGCATCGGAAAAGGTGCTGCAACTGGCTTACCTGAACAGCTATTACCAGACGGGTTTGAAGAACCTGCTCGATGTCGCGGTGCTGCAGCATGCCGAACTGGAGCAGGGCCTGCACGTGGCAACAGATTACCGGTTGGTGGACGAGATCCCCTTCGACTTCGGGCGGCGCCGCATGTCCGTCGCCGTGGAAACGGAGAAAGCGGAAGAGCTCCTCATCACGAAGGGCGCAGTGGAGGAGATGCTGCGGATCACGACGCTGGTGGATGTCGACCGGCAACTGGTCCCCTTGAAAGACGAGTTGCGGGCAGGCGCGCTCCGCATGGCCCGCGAGTTGAACGAAGAGGGGTTCCGCGTGATTGCGGTAGGCTACCGCAAGTTCCCGTTGGGCAAGGCCGTCTATTCCGTTGCCGATGAGACCGAGCTGATCCTGGCGGGCTTCGTCGCTTTCCTGGACCCGCCCAAGGAGTCTGCCGCCCCGGCCATCCAGGCGCTGAAGGCCCACGGAGTCTCGGTGAAGATCCTCACCGGCGACAACGACACCGTGACGCGCCGGATCTGCACGGAGGTGGGCATCGAAGCCGGGCGCATCCTGCTGGGCCGGGAGATCGCGCGGATGAGCACCGAGGAGTTGCAGCAGGCAGTGGACACCACCGCCGTCTTCGCAAAGGTATCGCCGATGGAGAAGGCGCGCGTGATCGCGGCGTTGAAAGCCCGCGGCCATGTGGTGGGCTTCCTGGGCGACGGAATCAACGACGCGGCGGCCCTGCGTGAAGCGGACATCGGGATTTCTGTGAATACGGCCGTAGACATCGCGAAGGAGTCGGCCGACATCATCCTGCTGGAGAAGAGCCTGATGGTGCTGGAAGAGGGTGTCCTGGAGGGACGGCGCACGTTCGGCAATATCGTGAAGTACATCCGTATGGGCACGAGCTCGAACTTCGGCAACATGCTCAGCGTGCTGGGCGCCAGCGCCTGGCTCCCGTTCCTGCCCATGCTGCCTGTGCAGTTGCTGGTGCAGAACCTGTTGTACGACTTCTCGCAGATCGGCATTCCTTTCGACAACGTCGATGAGGAGTATCTGAAAGAGCCGCGCAAATGGAACGTGCCGGCGATCGCGCGCTTCATGCTGTTTCTGGGACCCGTGTCGTCGCTGTTCGACTACGCCACCTTCGCGCTGATGTGGTTCGTGTTCGGGGCGAACACGCATGCGGGCCAGTCTCTCTTCCAGACCGGATGGTTTGTCGAGGGGCTCATCTCTCAGACGCTGATAGTCCACATCATCCGGACGCGCAAGATCCCGTTTCTGGAGAGCCGCGCAGCCCTGCCGCTGAGCCTGCTGACTGGCGTGGTGATCTGCGCCGGCCTGGCGATCCCCTTTTCGCCGTTCGGAAAGACGATCGGTTTGACCCCGCTGCCCGGCGTGTATTTCGTGTGGCTGGTGGCGGCGCTCACGGCCTACGGTGTGATGGCGCAGTTGATGAAGAACTGGTTTGCGCGCCGCTTCGGCTACTACTAG
- a CDS encoding glycosyl hydrolase family 28-related protein — MARLILIGMILGGLLLPCSGASYYKTRLDDAQAVYLTQDRFAVRADGLADDSAGIQAAIDKVQETTGEGILFVPEGRYRVTRTIYVWPGIRVMGYGGQRPVFVLADHTPGFQQGIGTMFFFAGMRPMQGRGFRLPPPPPGTVPPNNNIGDANPGTFYSAMSNIDFEIGNDNAAAVAVRFHVAQHGYLAHMDFQLGSGLAGIHDAGNIAYDVHFHGGRYGILTKKPSPAWQFSVIDATFDGQHEAAIRENEAQLTLVHCEFRNVPTAIAIDTGYSDQFWVKDARFVDISGPALIISNEKSRLTQINVESSHCRNVPVFARFRESGKQLAGQGPVYQVKTLSHGYAINRPGAVAERRTDYVTDPLKAMPPAGPNALKDPPSTERWVNLKSLGLKGDGATDETAALQKAINENPVLYVPMGRYVVSDTLKLRPDSILIGLHPDETQFDVLDGTAAFQGPGSPKALLLAPQGGTNLVTGIGLYTGGVNSRAVAALWMSGKDSQMDDVRFLGGHGTRGPSGKREQPYNSNLSADPDPRRRWDSQYPSLWVTHGGGGTFSNLWTPSTFAHTGLYVSDTTTPGKVYQVSSEHHMRTEVKLDHVENWDFYALQTEGERGESESASALEISYSKNVTIANFHGYRVVRSYRPFPYAIKVTDSTGIRFRNIHVDNNSSLMMCTEKEGCRQYVRQGKVSYGTAIWDPTYNTEVRDREFALLDWTTARPTPPAAYPGTVVAPGAKIEKLAGGFYNSAGGIVDAQGRLYFVDAHWHRIYRYSPETRALKIVRDSPLDPVNLAMDKAGNLIVTSSGGSGMAVYAFKPDGPEEEVTVLAPQPAQERPGATAVLPVNYWVNGDFTNTLDPAKLEYITLDQMFRKLVTTRTKYQYVSPDGSLFIPSDEVIVQGPAYLGYKWAYILQAYGLVKADAGRPFYVTNESDQRTYRGRIQADGTLGELESFIEQGGESVAQDKAGNVYLAAGEIYVYTPAGKVIDVIRVPERPLHLVFGGPVGKTLFILTQSSLYSVATK, encoded by the coding sequence ATGGCGCGACTCATTCTCATTGGCATGATTCTCGGCGGCCTGCTGCTGCCCTGCAGTGGAGCTTCCTACTACAAGACCCGCTTGGACGACGCGCAGGCCGTGTACCTGACGCAGGACCGCTTCGCCGTGCGGGCCGACGGCCTGGCGGACGACAGCGCGGGGATCCAGGCCGCAATCGACAAGGTCCAGGAGACCACGGGCGAGGGCATCCTGTTTGTGCCCGAAGGCCGCTACCGGGTCACCCGGACGATCTACGTATGGCCGGGCATCCGGGTGATGGGCTATGGCGGGCAGCGGCCGGTGTTCGTCCTGGCGGACCACACTCCGGGCTTCCAGCAAGGCATCGGGACGATGTTCTTCTTCGCGGGCATGCGGCCGATGCAGGGCCGCGGCTTCCGGCTGCCTCCGCCGCCGCCCGGTACAGTGCCGCCGAACAACAACATCGGGGATGCGAACCCCGGCACGTTTTACTCGGCGATGAGCAACATCGATTTCGAGATCGGCAATGATAACGCCGCCGCGGTGGCCGTGCGATTCCATGTCGCCCAGCATGGCTACCTGGCGCACATGGACTTCCAGCTTGGCTCCGGCCTGGCCGGGATCCACGATGCCGGCAATATCGCCTACGACGTACATTTCCATGGCGGACGCTACGGCATCCTGACCAAGAAGCCGTCGCCCGCCTGGCAGTTCTCGGTCATCGATGCCACCTTCGACGGGCAGCACGAGGCGGCCATCCGCGAGAACGAAGCGCAGTTGACGCTGGTGCACTGCGAATTCCGCAACGTGCCGACGGCGATCGCGATCGACACCGGTTACTCCGACCAATTCTGGGTGAAGGACGCCCGGTTCGTGGACATCAGCGGTCCGGCCTTGATCATCAGCAACGAGAAGAGCCGCCTGACACAGATCAACGTGGAGAGCAGCCACTGCCGGAACGTACCGGTCTTCGCGCGTTTTCGCGAAAGCGGAAAGCAACTCGCAGGCCAGGGCCCGGTATACCAGGTGAAGACGCTCTCGCACGGGTACGCGATCAACCGTCCGGGGGCTGTGGCCGAGCGAAGGACGGACTATGTCACGGATCCCTTGAAGGCGATGCCGCCGGCGGGGCCGAATGCGCTGAAGGATCCGCCTTCCACGGAAAGATGGGTGAACCTGAAATCGCTGGGCTTGAAGGGCGACGGAGCGACCGACGAGACGGCTGCCCTGCAAAAGGCCATTAATGAGAACCCCGTGCTGTACGTACCCATGGGGCGCTACGTGGTGAGCGACACGCTCAAGCTGCGGCCGGACAGCATCCTGATTGGCCTGCATCCGGATGAGACGCAGTTCGATGTGCTGGATGGCACGGCGGCGTTCCAGGGGCCCGGCAGCCCGAAAGCGCTGCTGCTGGCGCCGCAAGGCGGAACAAATCTCGTCACCGGCATCGGCCTCTACACCGGCGGGGTGAATAGCCGCGCGGTGGCGGCGCTGTGGATGTCCGGCAAAGACTCGCAGATGGACGATGTGCGGTTCCTGGGCGGGCATGGGACGCGAGGACCATCGGGCAAGCGGGAACAGCCCTACAACAGCAACCTGAGCGCCGACCCCGATCCGCGACGCCGCTGGGACAGCCAGTATCCCAGCCTGTGGGTGACGCATGGAGGCGGCGGCACGTTCTCCAATCTGTGGACACCCAGCACCTTCGCGCACACGGGCCTGTATGTGTCGGATACCACGACCCCGGGCAAGGTGTACCAGGTGTCCAGCGAGCACCATATGCGGACAGAGGTAAAGCTCGACCACGTGGAGAACTGGGACTTTTACGCGCTGCAGACCGAAGGGGAACGCGGCGAAAGCGAGTCGGCCTCCGCGCTGGAGATCAGCTATTCCAAGAACGTCACGATTGCGAACTTCCACGGCTACCGGGTGGTGCGCAGCTACCGCCCCTTCCCCTATGCCATCAAAGTGACCGACTCAACCGGCATCCGCTTCCGCAACATTCACGTGGACAACAACAGCTCGCTGATGATGTGCACGGAGAAAGAGGGATGCCGCCAGTATGTGCGGCAGGGCAAGGTCTCCTATGGCACCGCGATCTGGGATCCCACCTACAACACCGAAGTACGCGACCGGGAGTTCGCCCTTCTGGATTGGACCACTGCGCGGCCCACGCCGCCCGCGGCGTACCCCGGCACGGTGGTCGCGCCGGGCGCCAAGATCGAGAAGCTCGCCGGAGGCTTCTACAACAGCGCGGGCGGGATTGTGGATGCCCAAGGTCGGCTCTACTTTGTGGATGCGCACTGGCATCGCATCTACCGTTACTCGCCGGAGACGCGGGCACTCAAGATAGTACGCGACAGCCCTCTGGATCCGGTCAATCTTGCCATGGACAAGGCCGGCAACCTGATCGTGACGTCCTCAGGAGGCAGCGGCATGGCCGTATATGCATTCAAACCCGACGGACCCGAGGAGGAGGTCACGGTGCTGGCTCCGCAGCCCGCCCAGGAGCGTCCGGGCGCCACCGCCGTTCTGCCGGTGAACTACTGGGTAAACGGCGATTTCACCAACACGCTGGATCCGGCGAAGCTGGAGTACATCACGCTGGACCAGATGTTTCGCAAGCTGGTGACCACGCGGACGAAGTATCAATATGTCTCGCCGGACGGCAGCCTGTTCATTCCTTCCGACGAGGTCATTGTCCAGGGTCCTGCTTATCTCGGGTACAAGTGGGCATACATCCTGCAAGCCTACGGGCTGGTGAAGGCGGACGCGGGCCGGCCGTTCTACGTCACAAATGAATCCGACCAGCGCACCTACCGCGGCAGGATCCAGGCGGACGGCACCCTGGGCGAACTGGAGTCTTTCATCGAGCAGGGCGGCGAGAGCGTCGCCCAGGACAAGGCGGGCAACGTCTACCTGGCCGCAGGTGAGATCTACGTCTACACGCCGGCGGGCAAAGTGATCGATGTCATCCGAGTCCCGGAGAGGCCGCTCCACCTGGTCTTCGGAGGCCCCGTGGGCAAGACGCTGTTCATCCTCACGCAGTCGAGCCTGTACTCGGTTGCAACGAAGTAG
- a CDS encoding cupin domain-containing protein: MLLLAPRTLCAILLTAAATAFAADPTFLKRSIAAASPQADELTAGATGAVYRPLFGAGDPQARHLKSIARYGELTIEAAGKSALVSYPAEEQVYFILSGTGAVLCDGVTQGVKPNDFLYLPPGSKHGVVNTSSAPLHVLVMGFRLPGGNIVPPARRLMIANTADVPLQQLASHGPTTQFKLLMGTTESKRDKLPAASQMVSLFVMDFAPGGTNIPHHHETEEEIYFILQGSGELVAGGGIDGNEGRHPTRQGDAWFLRLNTTVGFYSGAQPGGAHDLVLAVRSSFPFPPTRRPQ; the protein is encoded by the coding sequence ATGCTCCTGCTTGCGCCGCGCACGCTTTGCGCGATCCTGTTGACTGCCGCGGCGACGGCGTTCGCCGCGGATCCCACCTTTCTGAAGCGCTCCATCGCAGCCGCCTCGCCTCAAGCGGACGAACTCACCGCTGGCGCTACTGGGGCCGTCTATCGCCCGCTGTTCGGCGCCGGCGATCCGCAGGCCAGGCACCTGAAGAGCATTGCCCGTTATGGCGAGCTGACCATCGAGGCTGCAGGGAAATCCGCGCTCGTCTCCTATCCGGCCGAAGAGCAGGTGTACTTCATCCTCTCCGGAACCGGGGCTGTGCTCTGCGACGGTGTGACGCAAGGCGTCAAACCCAACGACTTCCTCTACCTGCCGCCCGGCAGCAAACACGGCGTCGTCAATACCTCTTCCGCGCCGCTTCACGTGCTGGTCATGGGCTTCCGGCTGCCCGGCGGAAACATCGTCCCGCCGGCCCGCCGGTTGATGATCGCGAATACCGCCGACGTGCCCCTGCAGCAACTGGCCAGCCACGGACCCACCACGCAGTTCAAGCTCCTCATGGGCACCACCGAGAGCAAGCGCGACAAGCTGCCGGCGGCCAGTCAGATGGTGAGCCTCTTCGTGATGGACTTCGCGCCTGGCGGCACCAACATCCCGCACCACCATGAGACGGAAGAGGAGATCTACTTCATCCTGCAGGGCAGCGGCGAGCTGGTGGCGGGCGGCGGCATCGATGGCAACGAAGGACGTCATCCAACGCGTCAGGGCGATGCCTGGTTCCTGCGGCTCAACACGACCGTCGGCTTCTACAGTGGCGCCCAGCCCGGCGGAGCACATGACCTGGTGCTCGCCGTCCGCTCCAGTTTCCCTTTCCCGCCCACCCGGCGCCCGCAGTAA